The DNA sequence TTTTAATTAATGGTTCGTCTGCTATAACTCCAAAATATTCTGTTCCGGAACCAGGAAAATCATTTTGCATGAAGTTTTCCCACAATACTTCAATTTCATCATTGTTATAATAGGTTTTAACGCTTTGATAATACACCTGCATTGGTTTAAGAAAGACAATTTCCGGTTCCAGCAATACTTCAGAGGTTACCGGAATAATCTCATCTTCACAAAGAAGCTGTTCCTTATCTAATCTTGCTGCTTTTGGAGAAATCCCGAAATGTTGTTTAAAAGCCTTAGAAAAAGAAGCAAGATTGGCAAATCCTACTTCAATAGCAATTGTGGTGAGATTTTCCTGGGTATAAAGAATTCTCTTATAAGCATTTTCTACCTTCAGCCTTTGCTGGAAAGCGCCTATGGTTTCTCCGCAGCTATACTTAAAAATACGCTGGATATTCCGGTAAGAATAATTGGAAATTTCTTCCAGTTCCTTTACAGAGACGGGTTGATCATAATTTTTTTCCATAAAATTGATGACTCTGTAAATACAGTTCAGGTTGTCTTCCATAAGCTTGAAGTTTTCAGAAAAATAAAGTCTGAAATTCATTACAAATAAAAGAAATAAAAAAATATCTCAGCAAAATTGTATTTTAGCTTTTGGTATAAAATAGATCAGGAAACCATAATTTTTACCATTTTAAAAACAAAAAACAACTAAAAAACTTGAAAGAAACCATGGAAAAAGAATTATCACAGTTAACCGATCAGGAATTATTGATAAAGAAAAAAGAAGCTAAATCCGGCAATATTCTTAATGCTGTACTTCTGGGAGTAATGGTAGGTATTTCGATTTACAGCACCATAACTGACGGTTTTGGGTTTCTGACTGTCTTGCCATTATTTTTTATAGGTTCTATTGCCAGCCGCTGGAATAAAAATAAAAAACAACTAGACGAAGAATTAAACTCCCGAAATCTGAAATAAAATGCAGGAGTTTAACAGACAAACAGAGGAGGGAGCAGTAGCCTATTTCCGTCACTGTATAAAAAACGGAGATGCTGCAGGAGCATTAAGCTGTTTTCATCCTGAAGCAGTCTACATTAATAGAGATGGAAAAGAGCTGAGAGGACTTGAACAGATAAGTCTGGCAATGAATGAGATCTGCAGATCAAAGCTGGATATTCAAGGAGAAGTTCCCCACGTGACGGTTGTGAATGATGTTGCGATGTGGCTTGATCAGTGGGAAATGACGGGAATTGCTCCGGATGGACATGCTATACATATGACTGGTCATACTTCGTGCATTATGAAAAGGAATGAAGATGGGGAATGGCTGTGGCTGGTTGACAATCCTTTTGGAGCTGCTATACTTAAAAATGATAACATGGTATAAAATATAAAATAATCTTATTGAGAATAAAATTTATGTGACTTTTTGATTCCTGATTCCTGACCCTTGTCAAGGTTTTAAACCTTGACAAGGGTTAGTACAAACAAAAGACCTTCAGAACAGATCTGAAGGTCTTATATTTAAATATGTCGGATATCGATTTTAATTACGCAAAAACTGACCAATTCCGGGAGAATCAAAAGTAAAAGCATTTTGACTTTCCGACTTATCAATTTTATTACTGATAGTGAGTGCCCATAATACCAATTCTTTACAGAAATTTTGATCTTCAGAACTTAGATCAGAAGCATTTTCTTCTACTACAGCTGTCAGAGGAGCTATCCCATCGAGTTTAGCATAAAACTCTTCATCCGTATCATTATAATTAAGTTCCAGATGATTTTTATTGAACCATCTGATCAGGTCGGTATAAGGAGTTTTGATACCTTCTTTTTCAAGTTTGGAGATACGTGGGAACAGGCTTTCAAATTGGGTCATAACCGCTTTGTCAATCAGTATTTTGGCAACATAATCAGCACCTTCTTGTTCTCCTTCATATACCAGTTCAATTTTTCCTGTGATAGAAGGAATTATGGACATGAAATCAAGCAGGCGGACAGTAGTTCGCTCCGCTCCGGATTCAATCAAACGTAATTTGGCTGCGGCAATTAAATTCTCCATAGCGCTGATGGTCAGACGGGCACTGACACCGCTTTTTGCATCTACATATTCACTGATACGTGCCGCAAAAGCAACTTCCTCCAAAAGATCTTTCGCCAGGTCAGGAATCTGTATCTGTGCTTTATCTTCAGCAGAAATCAATGCCTCCTGTTCTGTGATCTGTCTGGCAAGAGCAATTGTTTTTGGATAATGGGTGAAAATCTGGGATCCGATTCTGTCTTTCAGCGGAGTTACAATACTTCCTCTGTTGGTATAATCCTCTGGGTTAGCCGTGAAAACAAACTGAATATCAAGCGGCATTCTCAGCTGGAAACCACGGATCTGAATGTCTCCTTCCTGCAAAATATTAAACAGGGAAACCTGGATGCGGGCCTGTAAATCCGGCAATTCATTTAAAACAAAAATAGAACGGTTCGCACGCGGAATCATTCCGTAATGTAAAACACGCTCATCGGAATAAGGAAGTTTTAAAGTAGCTGCTTTGATGGGGTCTATATCACCGATTAAATCCGCAACATTTACGTCTGGAGTAGCCAGTTTTTCATAGAAACGGTGAGAACGGTGTATCCATGAAATCGGAGTTTCATCACCCAGTTCATCAATCAGATCTTTGGCATATTTTGAAATTGGCTGGAATGGACTATCATTGATTTCCGATCCTTTTACGATGGGCATATACTCATCAAGCAGGTTGACCATACTTCTTGCAATTCTTGTTTTTGCCTGACCGCGTAAACCCAGTAAATTGATGTGGTGCCCGGCAAGGATTGCTTTTTTTAATTGGGGAACCACGGTGTCTTCATAGCCCCAAAGTCCCTCAAATACAGGCTCTTTAGCTTTAATCCTGGCAATTAAGTTCGCCTGGATTTCCTCATTAATCGTTTTATGGGTATAACCGGAGTCTTTTAATTCTTTGAATGTAATATCGTTTTTCATTGTCTTGTAATACTATTTATCTGATCAGATTTTTATGTCAAGTGATTTAATATCTGATATTTATATTCTTCTTATTCTGTTTTTTTCGTAATCCTCGAAGATCATTTGCCCTAAACCTGACAGCCCTGTCAGAAATGCTTTTCCTTTGTTCTGAGCTGTAAATTCTTCTACAAACTGACGCAGGTAAGGATCTTGGGCAATCATAAAAGTAGTGATCGGAATTTTCAGCTTTCTGGCTTGTGCTGCTCTGTTGAGACATTGGTTCACAATCTTTTCATCCAATCCAAAGCTGTTCATATAAAATTCACCGCTCGGCAGCTGAATACAGCTCGGTTTTCCATCGGTGATCATGAAGATCTGCTTGTTGGTATTTCTTTTTCTGCGAAGAATGTCCATGGCTAGCTCCAGGCCGGCTACCGTATTGGTATGATAAGGCCCTACTTTTAAATAGGGAAGGTCTTTGATTTTGATGGGCCACGCTTCATTTCCAAAAACAATGATATCAATGGAATCTTTGGGGTATTTCCGTTTAATCAGTTCCACAAGTGCCATGGCAACCTTTTTCGCCGGAGTAATACGGTCTTCACCGTATAAGATCATGGAGTGGCTGATGTCGATCATAAGGACGGTACTCATCTGTGCCTTATGTTTGGTTTCCTCTACAATGAGATCATCTTCCGTAAGGCGCAGGTCTGAGATTCCGTTGTTGATCTGGGCATTTTTTAAACTTTCAGTCATGTTTACGGCTGCTAAGTCGTCTCCATATTGGAAGGAACGGTTTTCACCATCGCGTTCGTCACCAACTCCTGTTTTGCTGGTGCGGTGATTTCCCGCTCCGTTTTTCTTCAGCTTTCCGAATATCTGATCTAAAGCATACTCGCGAAGGGCAGCTTCCAGTTTTGGGGTTAATATATTTTTGCCTTTTCCACTTCCGGTATTGCCTTCTTCAGGGTCTTCTTCTTTGATATAACCTCTTTTTTTCAAGTCTTCTTCAAAATCCTGAAGAGTATATTCGTCACTGAAAATATCATATTCCTTATCAAGCATATCAAGCCATTCAAAGGCTTCCTCAAGATCTCCGGAGGTATGGGTGAGCAAATCTTTGAAAACATCAAAGACCCGGTCAAAATGTGATAATTCCTCCGGCACATGTTTACTGAATACAAAGCCTTTTCCGGGATTAAAATTTTTATCTGTCATAAGATGATAAATCTGTTTTGCTGTTATTATCTTTTGAATATTTCAGAGAATATAATGAATTGTCTGAAGCATTCTTTAACTCGTTTCAATCTGAAAAGTTAGGAAAATATCATCTTAAGATTTCCTTAGAGAAATAGAAAATACTAATGATTATGATATGAATTAGAATATAAGATCTTATGTTTTGCAAGTATTGAATAGTATATGATATAAAAAATGCACAATATAAGGGTTGTGCATTTTTAGTATTATAAGAAATTGGCTTTTTTATTCGTGATATTTTAGTCCGTCTAAAGCTTTATCAACCTTTTTATTTTCGCCATATACAATTATACCCATCAGATCCAGATTGTCTGCAGTATGTTTTGCTATTTCGAGAACATTTTCTTCACCTGACCTTGTATAAAAAAGCTGTCGGGTATAGATTCCTATTGCCAGCTCACGGTCTTTTGCCCGGCGGAACGCTCTCTGAAGTTTTTCTGCATTATCTGCTTTATAGATAAGGGTAGGATGTTTGATAAAAGCTAAATATTCTTCATGATCTGCAGTGATGAACTTTTCACCATGAGTTTCAGGAAATTCAATTGCAATACTTCCGGCCAAAAAAGAAACAACATTAAGTTTTTGCCATGGCAACAGGTCGTCTTTGATAACGATGGCTACTTTTTTATCGTACATATTTTAATTTTTTAGGTCTAATTCCATCTGAATATTACAACGCTGATAAGGAGTTGAACGTCCGGATACTTTCTGGAAACCCAGTTTGTAATACAGATTAATGGCGGGTTTCAGGATGGTATTGCTTTCAAGATATATTTTTGATGCTCCGGATTCTTTTGCCTTGCTGATGATGGCCTGTCCCAGTAGCCAGCCTATATTTTTTCCCTGTGCTTTGGGAGATACGGCCATTTTTGCCAGTTCAAAATCATAATCAGGGTCATCCATTTTGATAAGAGCGCAGACTCCGAGCGGTTCTTCGTTATATAGGGCAACAAGTATTTTTCCGCCTTTATTTAAGATATATTCATCAGGGTTGTCCAATGCTTTATAGTCGGCATCTTCCATTTCAAAGTAGGCAGAAATCCATTCTTCATTAAGTGCTTTAAATGCGGATTGGTATTTCGGATTATAATCAACGATTTTTACATTTTTACTTTCGCGGGCCTTTTTCTGTTCCTTTACTCTTGAAAGCAAAGATTTCTGTTCAAAAAGGTGCTCCCATTCTGCAAGTGCTTCCCAAAGATTATGAGTTGCTTCGTCAATCATTTCATCAATAGCATGGTCAATATCTATGCACTGGATTTTTATATTTTCAGAAAGTTCTTTTCCTTTTTCCGTAAGTCCGGCAATATTTCTCCTCTTATCATCTGACTGCTGATTGTCCTTAACCAATCCTGCGGTGGTCATTTCTTTGATAATTTTGGTCACTGAAGGTTGAGAATGTCCTATTTCTTCAGCAATCTCCGTAATGGTTTTTGAGCCACCTTCGGAGAGAACGAAGAATACCGGAAACCATTTTGGTGAAAAATCAGCACCATAAAGCTCATAAATCTTTGCTGCTTCTTCTGTAATATTTGAAGCCATAAACCGCAACCGGCTCCCCAATGCAATTTTTCCTGTTTTTTCAAATAAATCCATACGTATAATCAATTATATAACTAGTTATGCAAATGTAATAAATTAATGGATACTGCAATAAATATTTTGATTAAAAAAGCACAAAATGAATTTAATAATTTAAAAATGAGTGTATTAAGGGTTTTTTGGGTTTATAGATTAAAGACAAGAGTGTAGGACTGCTTTTTTCATGCTCTGTTGATCAAATATTATTCGGTAGATATAATAAAATAAGCAGATGCAGAATATTTTACAGAGCATCAACTTTTGCAATTGATCTAAAAAAATAGATTTACGCAAATAAAACTAAATGTTTACAAAGCATTTTAATAGTAAAAAAAAATAAATTCTGTGAGTTTTATCAAATATTCATTATTATAAGAAGACAAAAATTACTTTAACTTTGCGAATGAGATGATATGCTGCTATTATGAAATTGTTGAAAATAATAGTATATTGTTGAAGGCTAATATCTAATGGACTTATGTGGTCAGGAAATTAATTTAACTGATAAACAAATATGAAATATAAATTCTTAAATTTTAAATTGAGAAAACTTGTTCATTACTCATTGATCCTTTGTATTTTACTGATACAGGTCATTATCGCCATATTTTTTTATAATGAATTTGTCAACGGGAAGAAGCTGAAGTTTATTAAAGACCAGCTGGAAGAGAGCCGTGCTTTAGGAGGATTGACGGATAACTCCAGGAAAGATTTTCTGGATGCTCAGGAGCATCTGCAGAAATATATGGCTACTCAGAATAATAAAGAGTTGCAGCTTTATTTTCAGTCGTTGAGAAAACTTAAAATCAATTTTGATAAGATTGGTGAATATGAAAATACAAGCCCAAGGCTGAAAAAGAACCTTGCCGCTCACAGACAGGATACCCTGAAGACCGCAAAACTGAAAATATTGATAGATTCAGTATATCAGACATCTCTGAATCCGCCGGCAAAGATAGAAGAAAAGCAATATGAACCTGCAAAGTATAAAAATGATTTTGAAGATCTGAAAATTCAAACCCGCACCTATGCAGACACTGTTAAAAAGAAAGGCTTTTTCGGTCGTTTAAAAGATGCTGTAACAGGGAAAGTGGATGTTCAGAAAGAAAGTACGGTGATTACGATGACCAACAACAAAACACTGGATCTTTCTCAGGTTAAATCTAAAATGGACAACACAATAAAGTCTATGGATAAGCATTATGCTGCTGAAGTGAAGAAAGTACAGATGCTTGCTGCCGAAAAACAGAAGAACAACCTGCAGTTTTACAGCAATTTCAGTAAACTGCTGGTGTATAGCAACGGCTTAATAGAAGTGTATGAAAATGCCATCAAAGATTTTAAAACCGAACTGGAAAAAGAATATAACGAGCAGAGCTCTAATAATAACAGGATCAGAACCTATCTGGTATTGGGACTGATGATTCTTATGTTTATTGTATCCATTCTGATCATGTATTTTACAAGAATGGCGTTTATCTATGAACAAAAACTGGATGCTGCCAATAAAGAGATTAAAAAGAACCTTAATTTTAAAAACAGAATTCTGGGAATGCTGAGCCACGATCTGAGATCTCCGTTAAAAATCATTAATATTTTTATTGATAAGATCCACAGAACCACAGAGGACGAAACGATAAAGGATTATCTAAAATCCATC is a window from the Chryseobacterium indologenes genome containing:
- a CDS encoding AraC family transcriptional regulator; amino-acid sequence: MEDNLNCIYRVINFMEKNYDQPVSVKELEEISNYSYRNIQRIFKYSCGETIGAFQQRLKVENAYKRILYTQENLTTIAIEVGFANLASFSKAFKQHFGISPKAARLDKEQLLCEDEIIPVTSEVLLEPEIVFLKPMQVYYQSVKTYYNNDEIEVLWENFMQNDFPGSGTEYFGVIADEPLIKTEINCRYDACSSTQSVNKKLPSKTIFGGKYVRFTHTGSYETIDETYTKIYSRWIFNSGLEFSHSPIIEKYERHIEQEDNQEEQLTYILLPLK
- a CDS encoding DUF92 domain-containing protein → MEKELSQLTDQELLIKKKEAKSGNILNAVLLGVMVGISIYSTITDGFGFLTVLPLFFIGSIASRWNKNKKQLDEELNSRNLK
- a CDS encoding YybH family protein, coding for MQEFNRQTEEGAVAYFRHCIKNGDAAGALSCFHPEAVYINRDGKELRGLEQISLAMNEICRSKLDIQGEVPHVTVVNDVAMWLDQWEMTGIAPDGHAIHMTGHTSCIMKRNEDGEWLWLVDNPFGAAILKNDNMV
- a CDS encoding sigma 54-interacting transcriptional regulator, which encodes MKNDITFKELKDSGYTHKTINEEIQANLIARIKAKEPVFEGLWGYEDTVVPQLKKAILAGHHINLLGLRGQAKTRIARSMVNLLDEYMPIVKGSEINDSPFQPISKYAKDLIDELGDETPISWIHRSHRFYEKLATPDVNVADLIGDIDPIKAATLKLPYSDERVLHYGMIPRANRSIFVLNELPDLQARIQVSLFNILQEGDIQIRGFQLRMPLDIQFVFTANPEDYTNRGSIVTPLKDRIGSQIFTHYPKTIALARQITEQEALISAEDKAQIQIPDLAKDLLEEVAFAARISEYVDAKSGVSARLTISAMENLIAAAKLRLIESGAERTTVRLLDFMSIIPSITGKIELVYEGEQEGADYVAKILIDKAVMTQFESLFPRISKLEKEGIKTPYTDLIRWFNKNHLELNYNDTDEEFYAKLDGIAPLTAVVEENASDLSSEDQNFCKELVLWALTISNKIDKSESQNAFTFDSPGIGQFLRN
- a CDS encoding vWA domain-containing protein, coding for MTDKNFNPGKGFVFSKHVPEELSHFDRVFDVFKDLLTHTSGDLEEAFEWLDMLDKEYDIFSDEYTLQDFEEDLKKRGYIKEEDPEEGNTGSGKGKNILTPKLEAALREYALDQIFGKLKKNGAGNHRTSKTGVGDERDGENRSFQYGDDLAAVNMTESLKNAQINNGISDLRLTEDDLIVEETKHKAQMSTVLMIDISHSMILYGEDRITPAKKVAMALVELIKRKYPKDSIDIIVFGNEAWPIKIKDLPYLKVGPYHTNTVAGLELAMDILRRKRNTNKQIFMITDGKPSCIQLPSGEFYMNSFGLDEKIVNQCLNRAAQARKLKIPITTFMIAQDPYLRQFVEEFTAQNKGKAFLTGLSGLGQMIFEDYEKNRIRRI
- a CDS encoding DUF2000 domain-containing protein produces the protein MYDKKVAIVIKDDLLPWQKLNVVSFLAGSIAIEFPETHGEKFITADHEEYLAFIKHPTLIYKADNAEKLQRAFRRAKDRELAIGIYTRQLFYTRSGEENVLEIAKHTADNLDLMGIIVYGENKKVDKALDGLKYHE
- a CDS encoding bifunctional helix-turn-helix transcriptional regulator/GNAT family N-acetyltransferase, which codes for MDLFEKTGKIALGSRLRFMASNITEEAAKIYELYGADFSPKWFPVFFVLSEGGSKTITEIAEEIGHSQPSVTKIIKEMTTAGLVKDNQQSDDKRRNIAGLTEKGKELSENIKIQCIDIDHAIDEMIDEATHNLWEALAEWEHLFEQKSLLSRVKEQKKARESKNVKIVDYNPKYQSAFKALNEEWISAYFEMEDADYKALDNPDEYILNKGGKILVALYNEEPLGVCALIKMDDPDYDFELAKMAVSPKAQGKNIGWLLGQAIISKAKESGASKIYLESNTILKPAINLYYKLGFQKVSGRSTPYQRCNIQMELDLKN
- a CDS encoding sensor histidine kinase — protein: MRKLVHYSLILCILLIQVIIAIFFYNEFVNGKKLKFIKDQLEESRALGGLTDNSRKDFLDAQEHLQKYMATQNNKELQLYFQSLRKLKINFDKIGEYENTSPRLKKNLAAHRQDTLKTAKLKILIDSVYQTSLNPPAKIEEKQYEPAKYKNDFEDLKIQTRTYADTVKKKGFFGRLKDAVTGKVDVQKESTVITMTNNKTLDLSQVKSKMDNTIKSMDKHYAAEVKKVQMLAAEKQKNNLQFYSNFSKLLVYSNGLIEVYENAIKDFKTELEKEYNEQSSNNNRIRTYLVLGLMILMFIVSILIMYFTRMAFIYEQKLDAANKEIKKNLNFKNRILGMLSHDLRSPLKIINIFIDKIHRTTEDETIKDYLKSIKFTNSTLLLQSNQILEYTKNENAEKELIKSVFNLKDEISSIVKVITPYLETRNNRFVVTDRIPEGVEVYSDNIRINQIFMNILGNANKFTENGQIDLVMAIEPIEENKISLITTVGDTGVGISESDLGKIFDPYYQGMVSDEVDNLGAGLGLNLVKEIVELFDGDISVESKLHKGTKVTFRINLNRNNNGNTNSK